The genomic window AACACCGGGAGCATTATACTGACGCTCATCACTGCCCCTGTCGAGGAAAGAATATCTTATGAAATCAGGGTGTTTAAATGACAGAATGTTTAACGCCACCCTGTCGGCATAGGTATCGCCCTTACGCGTAGGGACATAAGAATATCTTCCGTTATCACCAACGCATGATATATTAAATCCGGCGATCACATTCTTTTGCATCACCTCCAGGTTCCTGCTCAAATAAACGATAGAGCCTATTGTCTCGGGAATGAATATGATGCGATAGGTGTATCGTCTGGGCCTGCTCATGATCCACCTGGCTAAATATGCAGCTACTACGACGCCGGACAATCCGTCGTTCGCCAGAGAGGGATGGCATATATACGCAGAAATGAAGACCTCTTTTGCCGATTCTCCCGGTATGATAAGTTCGCCGTAAGTCAAAGATCCTTCCTTCAGTTCGCTGTCAATAAAAATCCGGTATATGCCATCTTTAAGATTCCTCCTCACGTCTTCGGAAACACAGAAACCCCATCTTTCTTTATAATATGAAGTCACGTACGGTATGGCCTCGGGGCGGTCTGGGAAAGAAAACAGGTGACCCTGTAGTTCCGGAAGGGTCAGCATTTTATCGACGGCTACGGAATATCCCATTATATGAAGATTATTCTTCTTAAAATCAATCACCCTGACATCGTTCTCATCCATAACATACGCGTCTTTTATGTTCCATTCTTTAGGCACTACCCAATCAAATGCCCCTGTCCCGGTCGGAACCTCATAAGTCCTTAAGGGGATATATTCCTGAAGAATCCTCAGGCTTTCCCTTACCCCGTTTCCCGTTATGCTTCTGCACAGGGGGAAAAGTCGTTTTAGCATAGAATACATCTCCTTACCGTAATCTTTCAATAATACTCTGATATTCTCTTTAAACCCGCCGCTTATTGCCCGATAGGCATCCTTTGCCCCAACAACTCTGATTTGCGAATAACCAAGCCGTACCTTCTCTAATACGCCGTTACATTCCAGAAAATCAGATATTTTTTCCAAGTCGTAATGCACGTCTGAATCCTGAAATCTCACATTATAATCAAAGGCGCATTCCTTGCTTTCCCCATTAATCAACATACGTCCTTTAAATCTTTTTATGTAGCGGTAAGGCACATTATGCGCCTGTTCCACGAAGTGCATGTAGGTAATGTCAAAGGTGCCGCCGATGAACAGTATCTTAAAATCATCAAGATAGATTTTATGGAATATGGACCCTTCCCCAAAACAATCACACCCTATATCTTTATAGAGGTCTTTGTCCTGCCCCCATATCGCCACAGAAAATATCGGTTCGGCCGTCCTTGTTACCCCATCCATCCTTCTGAAACGCTCCGTAAGAATACCGACGGATGACGGCGTATTATCCGGATCGTAATCCTGTCCACGGCAAAAAGAATATGAGAAGACAGGCATTATTATCGTACCCTTATCGCCGACTACATCCTTCAAGGCATCAATAAAAGTGCCGGTATACGCCTCTTTCGTAATCTGCGGGTTTATCTTGCCGAACGTCTTCAGGTCTGAATGCACGAATACTCTGTCGCCTTTTTTGAGCCCGGCGCTTTTGAAAGAGCCGATTACATCTTCATAATGGTATTTCTTTCCTTCGTGCTCAAATAGATAATCGGGGATTCTCGTATCAGACATATTTCAGGACATCCTCTCTATTATTAATAACCACGTCCTGCTGTGTAAACAGGACAGGTTGCTGAATCATCCTTTTAATAAGCCTGGCTAGGTCTTCCGGCTGAATAAAGGTCTTACCCGGAAGTTTCGCCCTCTCAATATCCAGTAACTTATTAGGAAATACGGAGATAAGGTCCGTTTCCACAAAAGACGGCGACAGCGTTATTATCCTTACATCATCCCCTCTTAATTCAGCCCGTACACATTTTATGAATCCCTTAAGCGCATATTTAGACGTAATGTACGCGGACATCCTGGCAGGCGGGACACCTTCAGCGGCTGTTGACAGCATGGTTACAATGAGGCCTCTGTTCTGCTTAATATAAGGCAGGGCATGTTTTATTATATTAATTCCCCCTAAGGCATCAACCTTAAGCGCATCCAGGTAATCGTTATAACCAAGTTTATCAAAAGGCAACAGTTTTAGCCCGGATGTCACGGCATTAACCACGCAATCCACCCTTCCTTCCGAATCAATTACCGTCCGTATAAAGGACTCTACGCTTGCCTCCTTTGATACATCGCAATTTTCAAACCTGACGTTGTCCAACTCTGTTTTATCCTCATAAAAAGTAGCATATACCGTCATATCTGCCGACAGCAGTTTGCATATCGCACTACCGATCCCTCCGGAACCGCCAAAAACAGCCACAATCCTCTTATCCGTCATATAGCACCCTCACCTTGGCCTCTCCGGTAACAACCTTCTGTTCTCCACGCGCTATCTCCGTTCTTAAGGTCATTACCCTTATCGCATCGTTTTTTCCCGTTATTTCTCCCCGCACAGCAACCTCTTCGCCGCAAAATACGGGATGCTTGAAATTAAGGGTCTGACTCAGGTAAAGGCCGTATTTACCGGGGCAATGCATACCTATCAATCTTGAAAACAGGCCGGCCAAAAGCATACCGTGGACTATCCTTCTCTCAAAACCATTGTCGCGCGCAAATTCATCATCCATATGGATAGGATTGAAATCTCCACTAAGGCCGACAAAGTAATCAACATCTGATAATGTGATGACCTTTTTAAAGCTAAAGGTGTCCCCTATTTTGAAATCGCTATATTTCACTTTCATGAATACCATGCCTTATCAGCTGCCTTTTGATGTCGGCAACGCATTTTACACCAGTTACTTCCTCCATGGTAAATGAGATGCTGTAACTGCTTTCCAGCTCAGAAACGATAAGAAGGGCGTTAAAAGAATCCCAGGACTCAACCTTTGCCGGAGAGGTCTCGTCACCGATACTCTCTTCCGGGATGTTCAGCACCTTGGATAATATTCTTTTTAATCTGCTCATTTTCCTCCATCTGCTACTTTAATAAATTCATGATGTTTGGCGTTATAGGGAGGCGTCAAGACCCAGATAGACCTTCCGCCTTCCTCGCCCTCCAACTTAAAACCACTTTCCCGATAGAAATTCTTGGCTGCGCTGTTCTTTCTGGAGGAGATAAACTCTCCCACTATCCTTTCCGCGCCTGCCTGCCTTGCCTTCTCTACGATATATGCGAGCATGGAATCTTCAATTTTTCTTCCAATGATCCTGCAACTCAACAGGAAGGTATCGATCAGCCACTCAGTATCCCTCTTTTTCACTATAGCAGCCCCTGTTATTCCGCTCTCTCCGAACTTGTCTTTCACGTCTACACAAAACAGTAAAACGCTGCTATCCTCTGAAAATCTCCCGATGTCCTCTTCCGAATATCTTTTTGCCGTCATATTGAACTGATTTGTCTTCTGCGTAAGCTGCGAAATCCTCGCAATATTAAAATGGTTGGGGCATTGAATCGTCACAAGCAATTCTAACCCGCGTAGATACTCCGTAATGTCGGTAAAATGCTTTTTATACCGCCTTCTTTCTGTATGGGCAACGTACATCCTGCCCCTCTGCCTGTCCTCTTCGGTTATTTGCAGCACATTCAGATCATTTATCTCCTCAAGCGTCTTTAAATACAGTGCTGGGTCTTCAGGCAAATCAACAACCAGTACCTCCGGCAAGGCATCGCTCATTATTTCCCTGTTCAGTTTATCGTCAT from Candidatus Omnitrophota bacterium includes these protein-coding regions:
- a CDS encoding DUF4910 domain-containing protein — protein: MYSMLKRLFPLCRSITGNGVRESLRILQEYIPLRTYEVPTGTGAFDWVVPKEWNIKDAYVMDENDVRVIDFKKNNLHIMGYSVAVDKMLTLPELQGHLFSFPDRPEAIPYVTSYYKERWGFCVSEDVRRNLKDGIYRIFIDSELKEGSLTYGELIIPGESAKEVFISAYICHPSLANDGLSGVVVAAYLARWIMSRPRRYTYRIIFIPETIGSIVYLSRNLEVMQKNVIAGFNISCVGDNGRYSYVPTRKGDTYADRVALNILSFKHPDFIRYSFLDRGSDERQYNAPGVDLPVCCLLRSKYGVYPGYHTSLDNLDFVTAEGLSGSYEVLRECLKLIEENRRYKINCLGEPQLGRRGLYPTISKKYSADKVKKMMDFIAYADGVNDIIDISNKTNIPIWELYSVIEKLTESGLITAV
- a CDS encoding acyl carrier protein, whose protein sequence is MSRLKRILSKVLNIPEESIGDETSPAKVESWDSFNALLIVSELESSYSISFTMEEVTGVKCVADIKRQLIRHGIHESEI
- a CDS encoding SDR family NAD(P)-dependent oxidoreductase, coding for MTDKRIVAVFGGSGGIGSAICKLLSADMTVYATFYEDKTELDNVRFENCDVSKEASVESFIRTVIDSEGRVDCVVNAVTSGLKLLPFDKLGYNDYLDALKVDALGGINIIKHALPYIKQNRGLIVTMLSTAAEGVPPARMSAYITSKYALKGFIKCVRAELRGDDVRIITLSPSFVETDLISVFPNKLLDIERAKLPGKTFIQPEDLARLIKRMIQQPVLFTQQDVVINNREDVLKYV
- a CDS encoding MaoC family dehydratase; translated protein: MVFMKVKYSDFKIGDTFSFKKVITLSDVDYFVGLSGDFNPIHMDDEFARDNGFERRIVHGMLLAGLFSRLIGMHCPGKYGLYLSQTLNFKHPVFCGEEVAVRGEITGKNDAIRVMTLRTEIARGEQKVVTGEAKVRVLYDG